The following is a genomic window from Mus musculus strain NOD/MrkTac chromosome 17 genomic contig, GRCm38.p6 alternate locus group NOD/MrkTac MMCHR17_NOD_IDD1.
ataaaacctaAACTAAGACACCCAACACAAAGGCAgttgtatctctgtgagttcaaggacagcaatGCCAGGGCTGTGCAGATAGACcttgtctaaacaaacaaacaaaacccatagtaaaataagaagaaaagcaatGGAGTCAGATCCTTTCTGTGAAGCTGCCTGACCCCAACAGCATCCCTAGGTTGGTCAGGAGGAAACCTAAGAGCACCAAGTCCCCATGGAAAATGCTCCTAGCATCCAATAAGTGGGGTTCAGGGAGACAGGGTCTGCTGAATCCTGGTGAGGCTGGGGGGCTGCTGTGGAGACGTTCATGGGGAGGTGACTGGAGTTCACACCTGTGGTCACACACATTCATTGCTCTGTGATGAGTGACTCACTTTGGGAGTCCCCACCCAtctctgctcttctttccacttcaCTTCTGTGGCTGCTATTTGAAAAGATCCACAGAATCATGAAATGGGTAAATTTAATCTTTCCTCCACACTACTGATCAGGGGTGAAACCTCACATCACCAGTGTGTGCTCTCTGGCATGAGAATCATCTTTCTTCCAGTGTCCACACTGCACAGGCCTGGGGAACTCTGGGGCCAACTCAATTATCAGAACCCGTGTCCCACACAGCTGTGACATTCATGTCCCTCACCTCATCAGCTCATAAGTATGAGTGAaggtcagggagggagggagagggtcaGAAATTACATAGCTTCTACCATACTATCATATTTATTCTGTGTTATAGTTGGTGACAGTTCCTCTCCTACTGTGATTGAGTCACTAAAGCAACTGCACCTTGGAAGTGCAGAAATAGAGAAGTGCAGTGGAGACAGCGATCAGTGCCCTGCTGTCTGTGGTCTGCACAGGGGTCTCTCTTCAGTGGACAAGGGGATCTCCTGTGCTGAGTCCCAGGTCTACACAGACAAACTCAGAAGGaagatctttgttttaaaaaacaaaaacaaaacaaagattccgggcgtggtggcacatgcctttaatcccagcacttgggaggcagaggcaggtggatttctgagttcgaggccagcctggagtacaaagtgagttccaggacagccagtgctatacagaaaaaccctatctctaaaaaaaaaaaaaaaaaaaccaaagaagaaacaaacaaacaaacaaacaaacaaaaaccctgcagCTACAGCTCTTCAACTAGGAGGTAACACAAGGAATCTGTGAGAAGACAGATCCTGAGGGGAGAGGCGAAATCTACACTTAACTGATGAGAGTCCTGTACTCAGGCTTGGCAGTGTGAGCTGCCCATTGCAGGTGAACAGAGCCTGGTCTCTGTGGAGTCCATGTGGGGCTTTGCAGACCAGCGCCTCTGCTTTAAGGAGAAGCCTATCTTCACTGCATCCCCAAGTGCTTGTGTCTCCATTGTATTCCCAGAAGTGGCATTTCTTCTAGAAGACTCCAAGGTCTAACTtctgaagagaagaaggaagaggaagagtggaGGATAGGGCACAGAGAGTGTGGCCTGCGGGTCTCTCCTGGTGTCCTGACAGCATCTGGATCAGAACTCGGAGACACCATGACAAACAGCTCTCTGTCCCCGGCACAGGGTTCAGGCAAAGTCTTAATCTCCAGGCAGTGAGGTCAAGGGTAGGGAAGCCCATGGCTGGGGATTCCCATCTCCCCAGTTTCACTTCTGCTCCTAACCTGGGTCAGTTCATTCTGCCAGGACACTGATGACGTGTAACAGTTCTCACCCCTATTGGGTGAGGTGATTACCCGGAACCAATCAGCGTCGGCGCGGGAGCGGGTTGTAAAGTCCACGCTGCCCACAGGAGTCAGTCGACCGGAATCCCCCAGGGGAGCAATGGCTCTAACAATGCTGCTCTTGCTGGTGGCGGCCGCCCTGACCCTGATCGAGACCCGCGCGGGTGAGTGCGGGGTCGGGAGGGAAACAGCCCCTGTGCCGCGTCCCCGCGTCGCCCACCGGACCTCCGCCCCTTCTCCACCCGAGCCCCGAGCCCTGCTCCACTCCCGGCCCGCGTACCCGACCGGGGTCCGGGGAGGAGGTCGGGGTCTCACCGCGCGCCGCCCCCAGGCCAACACTCGCTGCAATATTTCCACACCGCTGTGTCCCGGCCCGGCCTCGGGGAGCCCTGGTTCATCTCTGTCGGCTACGTGGACGACACGCAGTTCGTGCGCTTCGACAGCGATGCGGAAAATCCGAGGATGGAGCCGCGGGCGCGGTGGATGGAGCAGGAGGGGCCGGAGTATTGGGAGCGGGAGACACAGATCGCCAAGGGCCATGAGCAGAGTTTCCGAGGGAGCCTGAGGACCGCACAGAGCTACTACAACCAGAGCAAGGGCGGTGAGTGACCCCGGGTCGGAGGTCACGACCCCTCCACGTCCCGAAACAGAGGCCGGTGAGGTCCCGGGTCCAAAGTCCGAGTTTCAGGAGCAGAACTGACCCAGGACCGGATTCCCTTTCAGTTTGGAGGAGTCCgcggtgggggggaggggggggcggaGGAGGGACTGACCACTGGGTCCCGCAGGCTCTCACACACTCCAGTGGATGTATGGCTGTGACATGGGGTCCGACGGGCGCCTCCTCCGCGGGTACCTGCAGTTCGCCTATGAAGGCCGCGATTACATCGCCCTGAACGAAGACCTGAAAACGTGGACGGCGGTGGACATGGCGGCACAGATCACCCGACGCAAGTGGGAGCAGGCTGGTATTGCAGAGAAAGACCAGGCCTACCTGGAGGGCACGTGCATGCAGTCGCTCCGCAGATACCTGGAGCTCGGGAAGGAGACGCTGCTGCGCACAGGTGCTGGGGCTGCGGGcagctcctccctctgccctaGGGCTGGGGCTCAGTCCTGGGGAAGAAGAAACCCTCAGCTGGGGTGATGCCCCTGTCTCAGAGGGGAGAGAGTGACCCTGGGTCTCCTGATCCCTCATCACAGTGACTGCACTGACTCTCCCAGGGCTCAGCCTTCTCCCTGGACAGTGCCCAGGCTGTctcaggagggaaggagagaatttCCCCGAGGTAACAACAGCTGCTCCCTTCAGTTCCCCTGCAGCATCTGTCAGCCATGGCCTCTCCCAGGCCCGGTTGTCTGCCCACACCCACTGCTATCCTGCTGAGTGTGTCAGCCCTTACACCTCATGACCTGAAGTCTCCTTTACCCGATGGGAGACATGGACTATCCTACACTAGGCTGGTTCCCCcagtttctagaactttccaaagAATACAGTCTACCAGATCCCTCCGTGTCTGTGGGGTTTGCATCCTTTGACACCCAATTCTATCTATTCCTGCAATGGTGAATGGTCACATGAGCCATTATGGGTTACCCTAAACAAAtacttttcttgtgtttttcccctctcgttttctttttatctttactttttttAAGGGTATTATGTTGCTTATAATCGGTTTTTCTTCGGCACTGGAATGATAttgctctctctccccaccatacccccacccccacctataTCATTTGTatcagtagccctggctgtcgtggaactcactctgtagaccaggctggccttgaactcagaaatcagcctgcctctgcctctgcctctgcctctgcctctgcctctgcctctgcctctgcctctgcctctgcctctgcctctgcctctgcctctgcctctgcctctgcctctgcctctgcctctgcctctgccgctgggattaaaggcgtgggccaccaccactGGGCAGAAGAAAGGTTCCTGTGAGCTTAAAATGTTTTCTGGCAGAATTAACCATCCAGATCACACCTGATATCCCTGTGCCCCACCAAGTTACAGTGCTCCCCCTGGTGAATCAGAACTTGGACTCtgagagacagggtcttctgCAATCCAGGCCTGAGTGAGAGGGAAGACCACACACCCTGTGAGCCCACTGTGTTCCAGTGAGTGCTGCACTGGGGTCCACAGCACACTCCAGGGATCCTGTGTGACACATCTGTACCTTGTCCCCCAGAGTCAGGGGCTGGGAGTCATTTTCTCTGGCTGAGTGTCAGAGGTTCACCACATTTCTGCTACACACTCCCTGATGGCTGTTTACTTGGACTGACAGTTAATGTTGGTCAGCAAGATGACCACAGTGGTTTAGTCTCAATGGTGTCACTCTTCCAGTAGCATATGGTCCTGATTTCTAATTTAGATACGAACTCAAACACATATGAAAT
Proteins encoded in this region:
- the H2-Q7 gene encoding H-2 class I histocompatibility antigen, Q7 alpha chain isoform 2 precursor (isoform 2 precursor is encoded by transcript variant 2; The RefSeq protein has 1 substitution compared to this genomic sequence) — encoded protein: MALTMLLLLVAAALTLIETRAGQHSLQYFHTAVSRPGLGEPWFISVGYVDDTQFVRFDSDAENPRMEPRARWMEQEGPEYWERETQIAKGHEQSFRGSLRTAQSYYNQSKGGSHTLQWMYGCDMGSDGRLLRGYLQFAYEGRDYIALNEDLKTWTAVDMAAQITRRKWEQAGIAEKDQAYLEGTCMQSLRRYLQLGKETLLRTDPPKAHVTHHPRSYGAVTLRCWALGFYPADITLTWQLNGEELTQDMELVETRPAGDGTFQKWASVVVPLGKEQNYTCHVNHEGLPEPLTLRWGRWGGQGGDCAPAPA
- the H2-Q7 gene encoding H-2 class I histocompatibility antigen, Q7 alpha chain isoform 1 precursor (isoform 1 precursor is encoded by transcript variant 1; The RefSeq protein has 1 substitution compared to this genomic sequence) produces the protein MALTMLLLLVAAALTLIETRAGQHSLQYFHTAVSRPGLGEPWFISVGYVDDTQFVRFDSDAENPRMEPRARWMEQEGPEYWERETQIAKGHEQSFRGSLRTAQSYYNQSKGGSHTLQWMYGCDMGSDGRLLRGYLQFAYEGRDYIALNEDLKTWTAVDMAAQITRRKWEQAGIAEKDQAYLEGTCMQSLRRYLQLGKETLLRTDPPKAHVTHHPRSYGAVTLRCWALGFYPADITLTWQLNGEELTQDMELVETRPAGDGTFQKWASVVVPLGKEQNYTCHVNHEGLPEPLTLRWGRWEPPPYTVSNMATIAVVVDLGAVAIIGAVVAFVMNRR
- the H2-Q7 gene encoding H-2 class I histocompatibility antigen, Q7 alpha chain isoform 3 precursor (isoform 3 precursor is encoded by transcript variant 3; The RefSeq protein has 1 substitution compared to this genomic sequence), which produces MALTMLLLLVAAALTLIETRAGQHSLQYFHTAVSRPGLGEPWFISVGYVDDTQFVRFDSDAENPRMEPRARWMEQEGPEYWERETQIAKGHEQSFRGSLRTAQSYYNQSKGGSHTLQWMYGCDMGSDGRLLRGYLQFAYEGRDYIALNEDLKTWTAVDMAAQITRRKWEQAGIAEKDQAYLEGTCMQSLRRYLQLGKETLLRTGGQGGDCAPAPA